The Mycobacterium paragordonae genome includes a region encoding these proteins:
- the murQ gene encoding N-acetylmuramic acid 6-phosphate etherase: MRTPTVRHTLDALSTEAARPGLDDLDTRPIGELVALLVRAEGEAHGAVEAAVPQIAVAAELITARLASGGRLIYAGAGTPGRLGVLDAAECGPTFGTNLVRGVIAGGPTALTDAIEGAEDHFDPVDLADLTAADALVGITASGRTPYVLGALEYARSLGALTVAVVNNPGAEAAADLMIEVLTGPEVLAGSTRLTAGTAQKVVLNALSTSVMIALGKAYGPRMVDVRVTNEKVRRRAVRMVRDTAGVDEGIAAAALDAAGGHAKTAIVALLAGVDAAEAASRLDRASGRLREALRD, encoded by the coding sequence CTGCGTACGCCCACCGTCCGGCACACGCTCGACGCACTCAGCACCGAGGCCGCCCGACCTGGCCTGGACGACCTCGACACGCGGCCCATCGGCGAGCTCGTCGCTCTGCTCGTCCGTGCCGAGGGCGAGGCCCACGGGGCGGTCGAAGCCGCAGTCCCGCAGATCGCCGTGGCAGCTGAGCTGATCACCGCACGGTTGGCGAGTGGCGGCCGCTTGATCTACGCCGGCGCGGGGACGCCCGGGCGGCTCGGCGTACTGGACGCAGCCGAATGCGGACCGACGTTCGGAACCAACCTCGTGCGCGGCGTAATTGCCGGCGGGCCAACGGCTTTGACCGACGCGATCGAAGGCGCCGAGGACCACTTCGATCCGGTCGATCTGGCCGATCTGACCGCCGCCGACGCGCTTGTCGGCATCACGGCGTCCGGCCGCACCCCGTATGTGCTGGGGGCGCTCGAGTACGCGCGGTCGCTGGGGGCACTAACCGTCGCGGTCGTCAACAATCCGGGCGCCGAAGCGGCCGCCGACCTGATGATCGAAGTGCTGACCGGCCCTGAGGTGCTGGCCGGCTCCACGCGGCTGACCGCTGGAACGGCGCAGAAGGTGGTCCTCAACGCGCTGTCGACGAGCGTGATGATCGCTCTTGGCAAGGCATACGGGCCACGGATGGTCGATGTACGCGTGACCAACGAGAAGGTGCGACGCCGTGCGGTGCGGATGGTCCGCGACACGGCCGGGGTCGACGAGGGCATCGCGGCCGCGGCCCTGGACGCCGCGGGAGGCCACGCCAAGACCGCAATCGTCGCGCTGCTGGCAGGGGTCGACGCTGCTGAGGCCGCCAGCCGACTGGACCGGGCCAGTGGCCGTCTGCGCGAAGCGCTCCGGGATTGA
- a CDS encoding glucose-6-phosphate dehydrogenase, which translates to MSEQLNDFFGEIFRRYFIPAIDTYPRKGRALVGKLLALTDDVPDRLAQSRHAAIAWGRAETPGARITSELFVTTQHGLMYAARLTESRRALYYLATPHGLFDPFVEQVDTAELPSETTVLVDNRMERDLASAHPMDAALRRILDEHLALRVDLPV; encoded by the coding sequence ATGAGCGAGCAACTTAACGACTTTTTCGGCGAGATCTTCCGCCGGTACTTCATCCCCGCCATCGACACGTATCCACGGAAGGGACGCGCCCTCGTCGGTAAGTTGCTGGCCCTCACCGACGACGTCCCGGACCGGCTGGCGCAGAGCCGACACGCCGCGATCGCGTGGGGGAGGGCCGAGACCCCTGGCGCCAGAATCACCTCGGAGCTGTTCGTGACGACCCAACACGGACTGATGTACGCGGCCCGGCTCACCGAGTCGCGACGGGCGCTGTACTACCTGGCGACACCGCACGGGCTGTTCGATCCGTTCGTCGAGCAAGTCGACACAGCCGAACTGCCCTCAGAAACAACCGTTTTGGTGGACAACCGGATGGAGCGCGACCTCGCGTCGGCTCACCCGATGGACGCCGCGTTGCGCCGAATCCTCGACGAGCACCTGGCGCTGCGGGTGGATCTGCCGGTCTAG
- a CDS encoding FKBP-type peptidyl-prolyl cis-trans isomerase yields MSDLYTRPSAPATPTVAGACPTVAPQNGGTPEWTLAGTTGSVAVTGSTDATAPRVTVTAPFSVAQTQVHTLRAGDGPVVSNTARVSVCYMGVNGRDGSVFDTTYERGAPVDFPLTGVVPGFQKAIAGQKVGSTVAVAMTSADGYPDGQPSAGIRPGDTLIFAIKILSASS; encoded by the coding sequence ATCTCCGACCTGTACACCCGTCCCTCCGCGCCCGCCACACCGACGGTCGCCGGCGCCTGCCCGACGGTCGCTCCGCAAAACGGCGGCACACCCGAGTGGACGCTGGCCGGCACCACCGGCAGCGTCGCCGTCACCGGGTCCACCGATGCGACCGCTCCACGCGTCACGGTGACGGCGCCGTTCAGCGTTGCGCAGACTCAGGTTCACACGCTGCGGGCGGGAGACGGTCCGGTGGTCTCCAACACCGCCCGGGTTTCCGTCTGCTACATGGGCGTCAACGGGCGCGACGGGTCGGTGTTCGACACGACCTACGAGCGCGGCGCCCCGGTTGACTTCCCGCTCACCGGGGTCGTGCCCGGCTTCCAGAAGGCCATCGCGGGCCAGAAGGTCGGCTCTACGGTCGCCGTCGCGATGACGTCGGCGGATGGCTACCCCGATGGTCAGCCCAGCGCCGGGATCCGGCCGGGCGACACCCTCATCTTCGCCATCAAGATCCTCAGCGCCTCGAGCTAG
- a CDS encoding class I SAM-dependent methyltransferase — translation MADQSLWMQKVAADPGHSHWYVERFRSMARAGDDLVGEARLVDAVAPRGARILDAGCGPGRIGGYLASLGHRVVGVDVDPVLIEAAQQDHPGPRWVVADLAELDLPAQGITDPFDVIVSAGNVMTFLAPSTRVRVLARLRAHLAGGGRAVIGFGAGRNYEFGDFLNDAQEAGFTTDLLLSTWDLRPFGDDSDFLVAILR, via the coding sequence ATGGCCGATCAAAGTCTCTGGATGCAAAAGGTCGCGGCGGACCCCGGGCACTCGCACTGGTACGTCGAACGCTTCCGGTCCATGGCGCGCGCCGGTGACGATCTGGTCGGTGAAGCACGCCTGGTAGACGCGGTGGCGCCCCGCGGTGCCCGCATCCTCGACGCCGGCTGCGGCCCCGGCCGCATCGGCGGATATTTGGCATCGCTCGGCCACCGGGTCGTCGGCGTCGACGTCGACCCCGTCCTCATCGAGGCCGCCCAGCAGGACCATCCCGGACCCCGCTGGGTGGTCGCCGACCTGGCCGAACTCGACCTACCGGCACAGGGCATCACCGACCCGTTCGACGTGATCGTCTCCGCCGGCAATGTGATGACCTTTCTCGCACCGAGCACCCGGGTCCGCGTGCTTGCCCGATTGCGGGCGCATCTGGCCGGCGGCGGCCGAGCGGTGATCGGCTTCGGCGCCGGTCGCAACTACGAGTTCGGTGACTTCCTCAATGACGCGCAGGAAGCCGGATTCACCACGGACCTGCTGCTGTCCACCTGGGACCTGCGACCGTTCGGCGACGACTCGGACTTCCTGGTCGCGATCCTTCGTTAA
- a CDS encoding HugZ family protein, producing MTVQAQGGGPSAAEAARTIAAAANAATLATLTADGDPWASLVAYGLVGGTPVLCVSNLAEHGRNLAGDPRASMSIVAASDDTDPLAGSRVTLAGTVTRPAVAESDAARQAYLDAVPGAHSYLDFSDFTLWLLQVQRVRWVGGYGRMESVTGKDYHAAAPDPVALGSARALAHLNADHADALVAMARAFGGYPDTDSAECASIDRYGLHLRVRTARGEARARVDFPSALDSPDQLRSATADLARAALRRR from the coding sequence GTGACGGTTCAAGCGCAGGGCGGTGGCCCGTCGGCAGCGGAGGCGGCGCGCACCATCGCTGCCGCCGCGAATGCCGCGACGCTGGCCACGCTGACTGCTGACGGCGACCCTTGGGCTTCACTGGTGGCCTACGGACTCGTCGGTGGGACGCCGGTTCTGTGCGTATCGAACCTTGCCGAGCACGGCCGCAACCTGGCCGGAGACCCGCGGGCAAGCATGTCGATCGTGGCGGCTAGCGACGACACCGACCCGTTGGCCGGCAGCCGCGTGACCCTGGCCGGGACGGTCACCCGTCCCGCGGTCGCTGAATCGGACGCAGCTCGCCAGGCATACCTGGACGCGGTGCCGGGCGCCCATTCCTATCTGGACTTCAGCGATTTCACCCTGTGGCTGCTTCAGGTCCAGCGGGTGCGCTGGGTGGGCGGATACGGCCGTATGGAGTCGGTCACCGGCAAGGACTACCACGCTGCCGCGCCGGATCCGGTTGCGCTCGGGTCAGCCCGCGCCCTTGCGCATCTCAATGCCGATCACGCCGACGCTCTGGTGGCGATGGCCCGGGCTTTCGGGGGCTATCCGGACACCGATTCCGCGGAATGCGCCAGCATCGACCGATACGGATTGCACCTGCGGGTGCGCACTGCGCGCGGCGAAGCCCGCGCCCGCGTCGATTTTCCCTCGGCGCTGGACTCTCCCGATCAATTGCGTTCGGCGACAGCAGATTTGGCGCGCGCCGCGCTACGGCGGCGTTAG
- a CDS encoding cellulose-binding domain-containing protein, whose amino-acid sequence MAGLGRRAKRWRTALHVTVSALMVAISGVAIAPVAHAAAAVATLRVTSTWQTGFIASFTITNMSMAPLSDWRLEFDMPAGQSVIHTWNSAAAQAGTHWVITPANWNRMIAPGGSATGGMRGVLSGTYTAPSNCVLNGQVPCS is encoded by the coding sequence ATGGCCGGACTGGGCAGACGTGCGAAGCGCTGGCGCACAGCGCTTCACGTGACCGTGTCGGCATTGATGGTAGCCATCTCGGGAGTCGCCATTGCGCCGGTGGCTCATGCGGCGGCGGCAGTGGCCACGCTGAGGGTGACATCGACGTGGCAGACCGGTTTTATCGCCAGCTTCACGATCACCAACATGAGCATGGCGCCGCTTTCCGACTGGAGGCTCGAATTCGACATGCCCGCAGGGCAGTCCGTCATCCACACGTGGAACAGCGCCGCTGCGCAAGCCGGTACGCACTGGGTGATCACCCCCGCGAATTGGAATCGCATGATTGCACCCGGCGGTTCAGCTACGGGCGGTATGAGGGGCGTGCTGAGCGGCACGTATACGGCTCCGTCGAATTGCGTGCTCAACGGGCAGGTTCCCTGCAGCTAA
- a CDS encoding NlpC/P60 family protein, which produces MTRRRQLLCSVRSALSVALSAIAVFLPVGLARAGNGDFAYPFSCSWPSLTADFAGRDQLPESHEPSADWYRTDAQGHYANHGWGPAADNLPAPVIPQGAQCNSRTWKQERVLAVAMRYIYAPGNALGLQYRHHHIPGWDPTTSTYAGAPEDNPDPDNPDGPTAWSPGRGLDCSNFTAWVYNYGLGIKFGGDVHRQADGTAGPMGGRIPQQGPFEPGDLVYLHPNGDAGRASHVVIYLDDGHILDSRVNAQNRVGVQIRDRVGWYREAVVGAWRPIG; this is translated from the coding sequence ATGACGCGTCGGAGACAGCTTCTCTGCTCGGTTCGGTCGGCGCTTTCTGTCGCGCTGTCGGCCATCGCCGTCTTCTTACCCGTCGGGCTCGCCAGAGCCGGTAACGGAGATTTTGCCTACCCGTTCTCCTGCTCGTGGCCTTCCTTGACGGCGGATTTCGCCGGCCGCGACCAACTGCCTGAGTCTCACGAGCCTTCAGCCGACTGGTATCGGACCGATGCCCAGGGCCACTACGCCAACCACGGATGGGGACCGGCGGCGGACAATCTGCCGGCGCCGGTGATTCCGCAAGGTGCGCAGTGCAATTCCAGAACGTGGAAGCAGGAACGCGTCCTGGCTGTTGCCATGCGCTATATCTACGCACCCGGCAACGCGCTGGGATTGCAGTACCGGCACCACCACATTCCCGGGTGGGACCCGACGACCTCGACGTATGCCGGTGCCCCGGAAGATAATCCAGACCCTGACAACCCCGATGGGCCAACCGCTTGGAGTCCGGGCAGAGGATTGGATTGCTCGAATTTCACCGCCTGGGTCTACAACTACGGTCTGGGAATCAAATTCGGTGGTGACGTCCACCGGCAGGCAGACGGAACGGCCGGTCCCATGGGCGGGCGCATTCCCCAACAAGGTCCGTTCGAACCCGGAGATCTGGTTTACCTGCATCCCAACGGCGATGCCGGCCGTGCTTCGCACGTGGTGATCTACCTCGACGACGGGCACATCCTCGACAGCCGAGTGAACGCCCAGAATCGCGTCGGGGTGCAGATTCGCGATCGAGTGGGCTGGTACCGGGAAGCTGTCGTCGGCGCGTGGCGGCCGATCGGCTGA